The following are encoded in a window of Phaseolus vulgaris cultivar G19833 chromosome 3, P. vulgaris v2.0, whole genome shotgun sequence genomic DNA:
- the LOC137806743 gene encoding EH domain-containing protein 1-like, whose protein sequence is MKTVSDWIHSCSKEQSTTYKEWFNSADSDGDGRISGNDATTFFSLSNLSRSQLKQVWAIADAKRQGFLGFQEFVIAMQLVALAQAGYDINSDIFNAEIDKENIKSPVMEGLDALIAKTKSLHSQPDASGTAQPQLLSLNSWAAPKSAKKLSLSAVTSIIDGLKRLYMEKLKPLEVTYQFNDFVSPLLTNSDFDAKPMVMLLGQYSTGKTTFIKHLLRCDYPGAHIGPEPTTDRFVVVMSGPDERSIPGNTIAVDADMPFSGLTTFGGSFLSKFQCSQLPHPLLDEITFVDTPGVLSGEKQRTQRSYDFTGVISWFAAKCDLILLLFDPHKLDISDEFKRVIGALHGHDDKIRVVLNKADQIDTQQLMRVYGALMWSLGKVLNTPEVMRVYIGSFNDKPINEGFVGPFGQELFEKEQNDLLADLVDIPRKACDSRINEFVKRARSAKIHAYIISHLRNEMPAMMGKAKAQQRLIENLEDEFRKVQREFHLPAGDFPNVEHFREVLSGYSIDKFEKLKPKMIQAVDDMLGYEIPELLKKFRNPYD, encoded by the exons ATGAAAACAGTCTCCGATTGGATCCATTCGTGTTCCAAAGAGCAATCGACGACGTACAAAGAATGGTTCAACTCAGCCGATTCAG ACGGAGATGGCCGTATCTCTGGAAATGATGCAACCACGTTCTTTTCTCTCTCCAACTTGTCTCGCTCTCAACTCAAGCAG GTTTGGGCCATCGCTGATGCTAAAAGACAAGGATTTCTAGGTTTTCAAGAGTTTGTTATCGCAATGCAG CTCGTTGCGCTGGCACAAGCAGGATACGATATCAACTCAGATATCTTTAACGCGGAAA ttgacaaGGAAAATATTAAATCTCCAGTAATGGAAGGGCTTGATGCTTTAATAGCT aaaacaaAGAGTTTGCATTCCCAACCTGACGCATCTG GGACTGCTCAACCTCAGCTTTTGTCCCTCAATTCATGGGCTGCTCCAAAATCTGCGAAGAAA TTATCTCTCAGTGCAGTTACATCAATAATTGATGGCTTGAAGAGATTGTACATGGAAAAGCTAAAGCCGTTGGAGGTCACTTATCAATTCAATGATTTTGTATCTCCGTTATTG ACCAACAGTGATTTTGATGCTAAACCAATGGTCATGCTTCTTGGTCAATATTCCACAGGGAAAACAACCTTCATAAAACATTTGCTAAGATGCGATTATCCAG GTGCACACATCGGACCAGAGCCTACAACTGACAGATTTGTGGTTGTCATG TCTGGTCCTGATGAAAGGAGTATTCCTGGAAACACAATAGCTGTTGATGCTGATATGCCTTTTAGTGGCCTGACAACTTTTGGTGGCTCATTTTTGTCGAAGTTCCAATGTTCTCAACTGCCACATCCA CTGCTAGATGAAATAACCTTTGTGGACACTCCTGGTGTCCTCTCTGGAGAAAAACAAAGGACTCAACGAAGTTATGACTTCACCGGTGTTATATCTTGGTTTGCTGCAAAATGTGATCTGATACTTCTCCTATTTGACCCTCATAAACTTGACATTAGTGATGAATTTAAACGTGTAATTGGAGCTCTACATGGTCATGATGACAAGATACGTGTGGTTTTGAATAAAGCGGACCAAATTGATACTCAACAA CTCATGAGAGTTTATGGAGCATTGATGTGGTCTCTGGGGAAAGTTCTTAATACTCCAGAAGTTATGCGTGTATATATTGG CTCATTTAATGATAAGCCTATAAACGAAGGCTTTGTTGGCCCATTTGGACAGGAGCTCTTTGAAAAGGAACAGAATGATCTCCTTGCAGATTTGGTAGATATTCCAAGAAAGGCATGCGACAGTCGG ATCAATGAATTTGTGAAACGTGCTAGATCTGCTAAAATTCATGCGTATATAATTAGTCATCTTAGGAATGAGATGCCTGCAATGATGGGCAAAGCTAAGGCTCAACAAAGGCTTATAGAGAATCTTGAAGACGAATTTAGAAAG GTTCAAAGGGAGTTTCATCTACCAGCTGGTGATTTTCCTAATGTAGAACACTTCAGAGAGGTTTTGAGTGGCTATAGCATTGACAAATTTGAGAAACTAAAGCCCAAAATGATTCAAGCTGTTGATGACATGCTTGGATACGAAATACCagagttattaaaaaaatttagaaatcctTATGATTGA